From the Halorubellus sp. JP-L1 genome, one window contains:
- a CDS encoding ABC transporter ATP-binding protein: protein MSVLNVEDVTTGYTDVPVIKDVSLEIEDNEIVGVIGPNGAGKSTVLKVIMGYLSPWEGSITFKGSSIAGERPSNLIKQGIGYVPQRDNVFPDMTVDENIQMGGFTVDDDELEDRKAELYELFPRLEERKDQDVVTMSGGEQKMVAIARAVVTEPELILFDEPSAGLMPKYVQDVFEKLREIQERRSTSFVTIEQNVNVILRNSDRTYVLREGSVYMERESSELLENEDLREAYLGGR, encoded by the coding sequence ATGTCCGTCCTCAACGTCGAGGACGTTACGACGGGTTACACCGACGTCCCAGTGATCAAGGACGTCAGCCTCGAAATCGAGGACAACGAGATCGTCGGCGTCATCGGGCCGAACGGTGCCGGGAAGTCGACGGTCCTGAAGGTCATCATGGGTTATCTCTCCCCTTGGGAGGGCTCGATAACGTTCAAGGGGTCATCCATTGCCGGGGAACGGCCCTCGAACCTCATCAAGCAGGGCATCGGGTACGTGCCCCAGCGCGACAACGTGTTTCCCGACATGACCGTTGACGAGAACATCCAGATGGGTGGGTTCACCGTCGACGACGACGAACTCGAGGACCGGAAGGCCGAACTCTACGAGCTGTTCCCGCGACTCGAGGAGCGCAAGGATCAGGACGTCGTCACGATGAGCGGTGGCGAGCAGAAGATGGTCGCCATCGCACGCGCCGTGGTCACCGAGCCGGAGTTGATCCTCTTCGACGAGCCCAGTGCCGGCCTGATGCCGAAGTACGTCCAGGACGTCTTCGAGAAGTTACGGGAGATCCAGGAGAGACGGTCTACGAGCTTCGTCACCATCGAGCAGAACGTCAACGTGATTCTGCGAAACTCCGATCGGACGTACGTGCTTCGCGAAGGCAGCGTGTACATGGAGCGCGAGAGCAGCGAACTCCTAGAGAACGAGGATCTGCGCGAGGCGTACCTCGGCGGCCGGTGA